A window of Schistocerca serialis cubense isolate TAMUIC-IGC-003099 chromosome 1, iqSchSeri2.2, whole genome shotgun sequence genomic DNA:
ttcatcatccttaATGGCACTACTGTTAACCCATAAGTTAAACAAAAATTGCTCACTATCTGACATTTCATCATCTACTCCCCTAATGCTGTTAAGATTACCTGCTGTCAATTCCTTCTCATTTTTCTTCCATGTATTAAGATCAAATAACTCATTGGCTGAAATTCTGGCATCCTTATCATTGAAATTGTCAACTGTGTTCATGTGTACCTCGCTAATTTCATTACTATCCTCTTTTATATTAGTAATCCCTAAAGCTTCCAACTCCTCACTTACACCAATAAAACATCTATCTTCACTactatcctcaatttccttttcttcccaatcaacatcacaaaaattatcatctttatcctctgcaCTCTTACCTTCAGTATGCAGATACACATTTAAATCATCCTTACTAGGTGCTCTTTTCATTCCTAGCCCACCAGACTCTTCCATAAGTTCTCTAATTCCTAATACACTTTGATCATTTGAACAACTATTTTCCAGCAAGGTGCTCCTCTCAGCCCACTCATAGAATGAATCTAAGTTTAAGTCTTCACAGTTTTCTAAGCAATCAGTGTCTTTAAATAACTTACCTTTTGTTTCTGGTTTATTTGTATGTCATATATTATTTGTAACAGATACTACATTAATGGGATAACATTCCTCTTTGAAATAATTACTCGTTATGTCACAGGTATCTTTCTGTTTAGTTAGACAGTTTGGGTTGGCCCTTTCCATTTGTGTATAAGTAGCTCCTACCTTGCGGACCGCCAATGGAgcctcattcagttttttaactccTGTTCAGTTCTCCCCATACCATTATGACTATTCCACTCCTttggtttatttccaaagtgtctgTTACCAGATTGGTTATGATTATTTCCATACTGACCTTTGTAATGGAAATTGTGtccttgtgatcccttgaagttGTACTGGTGATTTCTCTGATGAGAATCACTACTTCCAAAATTGTGTGTTTCCTTTTTATCATGTTGTGTGTTTCCCCAATTTGTATGCCCTGTCCTTTGAAAATGGTTTTGACTATGGTGTGGTGGTTTACTCGTTTTCTCAATAATTCTGTCTAGTTTGtcaacatatttcaaaaactgatctATTGTGTCATCTGGACCATAAGCTAACTCCCACTGTAGTTCACATGGTAGCCTCCTTTTGAGTGCATCAATTTGAGTGAGTTCATCAAAAGGTTTGCTTAGGTGAGTGAGTTTCCTTAACTGATTTCTGCAAAATTGCTTCATGCTACCAAATTCATGTTTATAAACAGGTCCATTCAAGAATTCGCTTTTTATTCTTGCCTGTTCTGTCTCTGACCAGAATTTACTTAAGAACCTCTCCTCGAACTCTGCAAAAGACATTCCCTCAGTACAATAATGATTAGTCCATGACAATGCTTCACCTTCTagaaatcttttcacaaatttaattttcaaattatcattCATATTTGGAAAAAAGTTATCCTTGCAATGCTGCAGGAAATCTACCGGATGCATACTGCTCTCATCTGAAAAGTTTTGTACTGGAATATTGTACCACAAAGTGCCAATATTGTTCGGCAAACTATTGCTGACCATATTGCTACTAACACTTTCAAGTTTCTTAGTGATGTCATTAATACTACTTTCTAAACTCTtgacttcatttttgtttatctgattatttacatctattttttcagtaataattccTATCTTTTGTTCAAATTTGCTTTCTACTTTAACAATTTTATCATCTACAAGAGAAATACGCTCAGATACTGTTTCTTCTACATGTTTGATATCTGAATGCACAACTTTAAACGCAttatggattttctctctacctgtacttgcttcagttttcagattttttacttttgcatctacatttttaacttttctcccGACATAATTGACCTTACCAGTGATCTTAAccatattacgactcaaactggaaatttttgcttctactttttgaaagtgattgtcatttttcttttcatattctttgaaTTGTTTTTCAAATTTATCACTCATGAGCTTGAGAGTCTGGTCTAACTGAGCATCATTGTTTTGCTCCATTTGATCCAAACGAATCTCATTAGCatcgagtctgtctttaatatttcctaaccactgtccgttttgtctgttagtgtcatcaattgccttaaattttccctccatataattcattatttttgataGCATGTCTTTAACTTCATTCTGTCTTTCCGTATGAGTTCTCCATTTGATCCAAACGAATCTCATTAGCatcgagtctgtctttaatatttccTAACCACTGTCCGTTTTGTCTGATAGTGTCATCAGTTGCCTTAAATTTTCCCTccatataattcattatttttgataGCATGTCTTTAACTTCATTCTGTCTTTCCGTATGAGTTTCAACTTTGTCTACAGGATTCGGACTATTACTGTTGCATTCACTTTCGTATGATAAATTCACATCTGTACTAGCGTTGGCGACACCGTCGTCAATACCTTCCTCTTTTACAATAGTCATCTTTTTACACAGgaataaacaaaacacaacaaatttatcttttctaaaggatACTAAACTATTTTACTCACAGTTTACTTGATTTCTTATAAGGTCTTCTTTGTTGATTGGTGCGTGATGGAattcacaacactgaaacactacacttatatgaatattgcttttttggttgcacaacactttacacttttttcttcttttgtgacttattgcgccgttattcttgctccagtaactgcatcccgttgtcttgaaggtatcagcattcgacttcctttgtcttgaaggtatcagcatTTGACTTCCTTTAACATTTTCAGCCAGGATGTACGAATTCTGTCGTTTTCTTCGCAATCTCGGTGGTAGTTCATTTCGGTAACATTTTCAATAATCCCGGACGACGCCACCatattgtactggttgttacctatctcgtttcttgataactgaatgatgtggaatcttacgcggtatattgtggtaggaccactttcgcacaacgtgtttgtaattgataataatacgagtagttccagcacaatttcagcaaggcttatttattagtagctgccgaaagattacacactgcagatctcatttgtctaggggttttgtctgcaaaacattactctaacaagcctggcctgggttttcttcttgtttgaaataaacactaccgggttcgaattactttcggctaaaaataatatttattcgtactctttgtttagtaactacaatattttcacttcgaacattgataccctaaaaatgcattatactgtactggtcacttaaacacgtccatctccctccaataccgacaaagaagtgGCGTGCAAGCCAACATGagcccggaagttgcagacattcctgcattccagattctttggtcctctgaccttaatacactccaaagacacatataaataaatacatataaatataccacatttatcatctcaaacaaatccattatttatcataaaagaaaatattcataaataaataaattaaacacattgtatggcaacataatgaagttaccttaactctctactgtgggcatcgtactttttgcgtgagataaactttatctctgacagttaattacattacaatattcagtatgaaatgaagcaaaacacttgtcatgtccaccaacattgcacctatcacaaatttttgttgtttttttcttgcagtaagcacatttcttctgtgttttacttggcacaaagaaatgatttcctggatctagtcgtacatctgtgctcacccgtcctcccatcaatttgcttccttgtgctcctctttgttttggtactgatcctTTTTCCTTTGATAGaaaaaacatcactattctctgtcggacatccaaaagtaagagcttctcattagagttagcaatttggtatgcaCGCCATGTGTTTACTATGCAGATATatatcatctgtgtgaataatggccaccaccatttctttgaccttatcctcgtcctataaagtgatatctgcttgtccagtagataTATGGCACCCATGTGGGCATTGTATTCTTCAATGATATGTGGCAGTGCaacagatatttccttttttttgccCATGAATATCTTTTAGCAGAACTCGTGGAATAATAGTACTGTTATTTGTCACTACACATACtggtttgttgtcactccatttcacaaccAGAACTTCATTCTCTTTGTCAAATATGTAGTCATAGAATCCTCGTTCCTTCCTTTTGCCATTCTTTTCGAGTCAATCAAAGGACATGCATTAGTTCGGATCTCTGTTATTGTTCCTGCagctttcattttactctttccgagtgtgatcagtgtgtcaacactggtgaaaaagttgtcaaagaaaagcttataattcggatactctgattctggaatcatggtggttagttcatttattacccttgcacctaaaggctcctgtttgttgtcagtcttgctacagtatggtgaaaaattataaagaaagccattggaacttgtaagacaccaaattttatatccaaatttgataggcttttccctcagaaacattttagctgaatgtttgccataataatgtaccattatttcatcagttgagagttctgaatgaaatacgcCAAATTTACCAAATTCCTATTTCAGCATTTCAAATTATAACCTCAGTTTGTACATCTTGTCATTTCTGTCTATTTTGGAGTTTTCATTGAGATGAATGAATCTCTTTATTTCCCAAAACCTATTTCTTGACCCGTAGTTGAAGACTAAAGGAACACCGACATCAGGAGCCTGTTCCCAGTACTTAATCTTGTGGGGAAGCTTATGATAACCACTCAGAAGTAGTACGCCAATAAataattttagttcttctttggttagcagaaaatttattctgttatgttggcAAGCATAAATTTCGCTTTGTTCAATAATAGTATCCATTagtttcttagaaaaaaaaaatcctcaaacacCTGGGGCACTGTGTTATTTGCTAGACATTCCGCATCATAATGTTTGTTGCTCTTCCCTGGTTCACTATTGTTTGTGTACGTTGGTTGACATTTATACcacttacatatatatttttttgtagataacataccactttctcctccacctcccaacactttccttcttttggcttctggATGTACAACTGTAGCATTAACTTCATCTCAGCTGGTTGTGAGCTCTAAAGTACCGGCGTCATCTtgtacaacagtacattttcgtcagtgtcttcttcatctgttattacatctgcatcgtgtggaataattgccaattctgtatatcatcttcatcgtcactctcttgacgtttctctagttctgctagaatttcttcaaatgTAAGTTCACGTGGCATGTTTTTGTCCTGTTGGAatcgtaaaattcgaatagaatatgaaaaaagcagatataaagaacataaaatgcaattcttctctgtatattatgtgtatacaagaatagggcacatcaacaataaatgattgttttttttatatatatatatatatatatatatatatatatatatatatatatatatacacacacacacacacacacacacacacacacacacacacacacacacacgaaaggatatgcgttttaagggagagggtaaggagtcattccaatcccgggagcggaaagacttaccttagggggaaaaaagaacaggtatacacttgcacacacacccatatccaaccacacatacacagacacaagcagacatttgtaaaggcaaagagattcggcagagatgtcagtcgaggcagaagtacagaggcaaaaatgatgttgaaagacaggtgaggtacgagtggcggcaacttgaaattagcggaggttgaggcctggcggataacgagaagagaggatatactgaagggcaagttcccatctccggagttctgacaggttggtgttagtgggaagtatccagataacccggatggtgtaacactgtgccaaggtgtgctggccgtgcaccaaggcaaatttagccacagggtgatgctCATTACCaaaaaacactgtctgcctgtgtccatttcccccctgtgggttcgggggttagaatagacccgcggtattcctgcctgtcgtaagaggcgactaataggagtctcaactgtttcggcctgtAATgcgatggtccccattagggtttgacctccatttttccaaattcaacagaagtaagagccttttggggaaggaccccttacatggtgcaccatcagtcctctgtgccctaagaccttggcactctttatcgtctgggtgtcgtaactgcaccctccatccctcattttgggcatacacacctgatggattgtgtgagttacgcccttagtgcatcatcatctgcacccacgatcactatggactacccatggcacccaaaatccagcacggtagccagcccgttgtggtggggtcgtcatgtaccctctaggttgtagccccctgacaacagagGGATCGTACTCCCGATGCCTGAACTGCCGCCTCCCCACGTAAGCCTAGGAGTAGATacccgtctctctggggcatcaggactcccggcaacggccatcctgctaggtggcctttgctgtggctgggtgccacctgtggggagagcccctggtcagagtgggtggcatcggggcggataccCCGCAATGAAATGGGTACAATCTCAATCCGGTGGTCGCACGACCACCAACGTCTCTAAGCGCAATAAAGTAGACTTTAACGCTGTGGCATATAACCCCAAATCGTCCCCTTCCCTAGCCACGCCCTGGGAGGGACGCAGGGCTGCGGACAGACAGGAGCCATATTCACCGCGATAtcttgtgtgcagcagaactgatggggattcatttttggggactaagcctctgttCTTTGTGACCCATCTTGAATATAAGTTCGGGGAAGTGGCCCCTCTTTCCAAAAtgcggagcggggccattttgatacaagcaccttcctctgcacagtcaagggcgttgctcgcctgtgagaagcttggtgacatacctgttaacgtcactccccataagtcactaaatttggtccaggggattatctttcataaagatcttctgctaccgtctgatgacgagctacgggagaacctggcaTGACGAGGTGCACACTTCgttcgtcgtgtctttaggggacccaaggataataggaccgcttccggtgctttcatcctggcctttgagggcaactgcttgcctgagaaggtcaaggtcatgatctaccggtgcgatttcaagccctatgtcccgccccctatgcaatgcttccagtgctggaaattcgggcacgtgtcctccagatgcactgccagccccacatGTCGCGATTGTGGACGACCTTCGCATCCAAATGCTCCGTGTGCTccacctcccacctgcgttaactgtggggagcatcattctccctgctcgccagattgtgcagtctaccaacgagagcggaagatacaagaaattaagaccctggaccgtttaacttaccaagaggcgaggaagaaattagaatggctcaaccccacacctatgttgaggagttatgctgctgtaacactgcagccaccagttcctgcaaagactccttTCACAGTTGGCCCACCGAACAGTCATGTTTCGCCTGCCCCACCACCGGTGGGGgccactctctcttccactgctcccaaaacacacagtTTGGGAGCAGTGCACCCCAAGCAACCGAGGACGtcggtccccacctctcagccggagcggcgacagccctctccggctcctcagccggggaagcgacagctctctccggctgctcagccagagacgcaacagcctcctctggcctcacttgttcggaagggatcccttgggggagtcccttccaaggacttccccagtgtctcacaagacactagccagtggctgaagaagccaccagctgctggtcgaagggcttcacgctcttcctctgttcctgataatgcgtcaggaaagccctcccagcatgccaaccctcctccgaaagacaagagagagaagaggaagctctccaagaaggataaggacccagtggttcccgcaccaacgcttcctgtcagctcagcctctgaggatgaggtcgagctctttgcgtcccctgatgacctggatctcgccgtctcctcagaaacgatggccatAGCGATGTccgtcactcagtcggtggcagcatgtgaccctgcccagtaatttgccttttcagtgcctgaatgcctctacaggacacgctttgtacaatcctccagtggaattgtggcggttattttagccatctacctgagctGCGTCAGCTTATAAGCTTgacacctgctttatgcattgctctccaggaaacctggttcccggcaatgcggacccctgtcctccgtggatacaggggttattactgcaaccgaagcacttacaatagtgtgtcaggtggagcctgcgtgtatgtccttacctctgtatatagtgctcctgtgccccttcaaacatctttggaagctgtggctgtccgcgtaaggactacccaggacataaacgtctgcagtgtctatcaccctccaggtggtacagtctccctgaccgaattggctgcacttgtcgcccagcttcccacgccttttcttctccttggggattttaacgcccacaatcccctgtggggtggatcgaagattactggccaaggcagagatgtcgagaatctcatctcccaacttgatctctgcctcttaaacactggcgctgccacgcatttcagtgtggcgcatggcacgttctcggccatagatctgttgttgtgcagcccagggcttttaccatcggtccactggagagtccatgatgacttgtgtggtagtgaccattttcccatcttcctttcactaccccagcgtcgatcccatgaacgcctgcctaggtgggcatttagcaaggcaaactgggaaacattctcctctgctgccactgttgcatCTCTCCCCCacagtaccatcgatgtggcggttgagacactgactgcagcgattgtttccgctgcagaacgtaccattcctcgttcgttagggtgcccccggcgaaaggcagtgccttggtggtctccggaggtcgctgaatccattaaagaacgtcgtcgggctcttcagcgacataagtggcacccgtctttggagaacctcattttcttcAAATGTCTCCGTGCTCAGGCATGGCGGCTCATCAAGAGGCGGAAACAGGAgcgctgggagaggtacgtttccacca
This region includes:
- the LOC126460100 gene encoding uncharacterized protein LOC126460100, which codes for MLSKIMNYMEGKFKAIDDTNRQNGQWLGNIKDRLDANEIRLDQMEQNNDAQLDQTLKLMSDKFEKQFKEYEKKNDNHFQKVEAKISSLSRNMVKITGKVNYVGRKVKNVDAKVKNLKTEASTGREKIHNAFKVVHSDIKHVEETVSERISLVDDKIVKVESKFEQKIGIITEKIDVNNQINKNEVKSLESSINDITKKLESVSSNMVSNKNCEDLNLDSFYEWAERSTLLENSCSNDQSVLGIRELMEESGGLGMKRAPSKDDLNVYLHTEGKSAEDKDDNFCDVDWEEKEIEDSSEDRCFIGVSEELEALGITNIKEDSNEISEVHMNTVDNFNDKDARISANELFDLNTWKKNEKELTAGNLNSIRGVDDEILISMKEREEIVKKTMKKLGEARKNRHNRKIKATTFRVGDNVLVKSHERSKLLTAELKKFFDIYIGPFEIIENPIQMRTD